A window of Oncorhynchus kisutch isolate 150728-3 linkage group LG10, Okis_V2, whole genome shotgun sequence contains these coding sequences:
- the rab11a gene encoding ras-related protein Rab-11A yields the protein MGNRDDEYDYLFKVVLIGDSGVGKSNLLSRFTRNEFNLESKSTIGVEFATRSIQVDGKTVKAQIWDTAGQERYRAITSAYYRGAVGALLVYDIAKHLTYESVERWLKELRDHADSNIVIMLVGNKSDLRHLRAVPTDGARAFAEKNGLSFLETSALDSTNVETSFQTILTEIYRIVSQKQMSDRQDNNMSPSNNVVNIQVQPTENKPKMQCCQSI from the exons ATGGGGAACAGAGATGACGAGTATGATTACTTGTTCAAAG tggtgttgataggaGACTCTGGTGTGGGGAAGAGTAACCTGTTGTCTCGTTTCACCCGGAATGAGTTTAACCTGGAGAGTAAGAGCACCATCGGGGTGGAGTTTGCCACCCGCAGTATCCAGGTGGATGGGAAGACCGTGAAGGCTCAGATCTGGGACACAGCTGGCCAGGAGAGATACCGGGCTATTACATCAGC GTATTACCGTGGTGCCGTGGGTGCTCTTCTGGTCTATGACATCGCCAAGCACCTGACCTATGAAAGCGTGGAACGTTGGCTGAAGGAGCTGAGAGACCATGCTGACAGCAACATCGTTATTATGTTGGTTGGCAACAAGAGTGACCTTCGCCACCTCAGGGCTGTGCCCACCGATGGGGCACGGGCGTTTGCAG AGAAGAACGGTTTGTCTTTCCTGGAGACCTCAGCCCTGGACTCTACTAACGTGGAGACATCCTTCCAGACCATTCTGACTG aaATCTATCGCATCGTGTCTCAGAAACAGATGTCAGACCGGCAAGACAACAACATGTCGCCTAGCAACAACGTGGTCAACATCCAGGTGCAGCCGACGGAGAATAAACCAAAGATGCAATGTTGTCAGAGCATTTAA